The proteins below are encoded in one region of Conger conger chromosome 17, fConCon1.1, whole genome shotgun sequence:
- the LOC133116657 gene encoding 10 kDa heat shock protein, mitochondrial isoform X2 — MAFRKFLPLFDRVLVQRLVAETVTKGGIMLPEKAQGKVLQATVVAVGPGTTDKSGDLQPVSVKVGEMVLLPEYGGTKVILEDKDYFLFRDGDILGKYVE, encoded by the exons GCGTTCCGGAAGTTCCTCCCCTTGTTTGACCGGGTGCTAGTGCAGCGGCTGGTGGCAGAGACGGTCACGAAAGGGGGCATCATGCTGCCGGAGAAAGCCCAGGGCAAGGTGCTGCAGGCCACCGTGGTGGCGGTGGGCCCCGGAACCACCGATAAG AGTGGTGATCTGCAGCCCGTCAGTGTGAAAGTTGGCGAGATGGTCCTGCTGCCAGAGTATGGAGGAACCAAAGTAATCCTAGAGGACAAG GACTACTTCCTGTTCCGTGATGGGGATATCCTTGGGAAATATGTTGAGTGA